In Thermococcus sp. 21S7, one DNA window encodes the following:
- a CDS encoding Era-like GTP-binding protein, protein MIKVAIIGAENAGKSTLMNALIGGKISEVENLPGTTKGVIRKRFGKLKIPKSMKNPLGGADEFVLIDTAGLFDPQRELRGKVLSEEKFREIIDEIVSADIVIHMVDATVGLHRGMEKLHHMLKFRYEKPIIVVINKIDLVTRERVEELRETIKKRLEQDAIPLSLVTYEGFNELIKRLAYYAQYV, encoded by the coding sequence ATGATAAAGGTTGCGATTATCGGTGCCGAGAACGCCGGCAAGTCAACCCTCATGAACGCCCTCATAGGCGGCAAAATATCGGAGGTGGAGAACCTTCCCGGAACGACCAAGGGTGTAATCAGAAAACGCTTCGGAAAGCTCAAGATACCGAAGAGCATGAAGAACCCCCTGGGAGGGGCCGACGAGTTCGTGCTCATAGACACCGCCGGCCTCTTCGACCCCCAAAGGGAGCTGAGGGGCAAGGTTCTGAGCGAGGAGAAGTTCCGGGAGATAATCGACGAGATAGTCTCCGCGGACATAGTCATTCACATGGTTGATGCCACCGTCGGCCTGCACAGGGGCATGGAGAAGCTCCACCACATGCTCAAGTTCCGCTACGAGAAGCCGATAATCGTCGTCATCAACAAGATAGACCTCGTGACAAGGGAGCGGGTCGAGGAACTCAGGGAAACGATAAAAAAGCGCCTTGAGCAGGATGCGATACCCCTCTCGCTGGTCACCTACGAGGGGTTCAACGAACTAATCAAGAGGCTGGCGTACTACGCCCAGTACGTCTAG
- a CDS encoding prenyltransferase, protein MLINEVLASVEVIADPYVKSATYAKIGEKLANAKHGSYKDAFLRAVETAREIDDPFTMFKALLSVGYSMGRAGLKSAKRIYTTVMEESRVLPPIQRDSLMRRAAAYMLALGEVGEALTYAMEIKNRKLKNDLLLEIMRFNTRMIGNESLKAAYRLRKSKLILDYLDMEPHRSEGVRELIRAYLYLETYENAVSLLEEIGRKDVALQTFKEVVFYLKENGLLGHYIDSIETVARALVEKFGDEFTVELALALALVGEGVAAVRMVRELEDSPSILVRIALELLKRDHDVLPPFISALNEEEATLVGRELMNVILRNPRRDDWEVVEAVGKSTSSEEVWAKIARYYVLMGELEAAIRIGLLLKNGELRSVVMADVAHHLLKRGEVERAIDAALEVRNPRFSSILVSEILIKALEQELPGRVKSWNGSRH, encoded by the coding sequence ATGTTAATCAATGAAGTGCTCGCATCTGTTGAGGTTATTGCAGATCCATATGTGAAATCTGCAACGTACGCTAAAATAGGTGAAAAACTCGCCAATGCCAAGCACGGTTCTTACAAGGATGCATTCCTTCGTGCGGTCGAGACTGCCAGGGAAATAGACGACCCCTTTACAATGTTTAAAGCTCTCCTCTCTGTTGGATATTCTATGGGTAGGGCGGGCCTTAAATCTGCCAAGAGGATATATACAACGGTTATGGAGGAATCCCGGGTTCTTCCCCCGATCCAGCGGGATTCCCTTATGAGACGAGCCGCGGCTTACATGCTTGCTTTGGGAGAAGTTGGTGAGGCCCTAACTTATGCCATGGAGATAAAGAACCGCAAACTGAAGAACGACCTTCTCCTTGAGATTATGCGATTCAACACCAGGATGATAGGGAATGAAAGCCTCAAGGCTGCCTATCGTTTGAGAAAGAGCAAGCTGATTCTGGATTACCTTGACATGGAGCCCCACCGTTCCGAGGGTGTCCGTGAGCTTATACGCGCCTATCTCTACCTTGAAACCTACGAAAACGCGGTGTCACTCCTGGAGGAAATAGGTAGAAAGGACGTTGCCCTTCAGACTTTCAAGGAGGTCGTCTTTTACCTGAAGGAAAATGGGCTTCTTGGGCACTATATCGACTCCATCGAAACGGTGGCCCGTGCCCTCGTGGAGAAGTTCGGGGATGAGTTCACAGTAGAGCTGGCCCTTGCCCTAGCGCTTGTCGGAGAGGGTGTGGCAGCGGTTAGGATGGTGAGGGAGCTGGAGGATTCCCCGTCCATCCTCGTGAGGATAGCCCTTGAGCTTCTCAAGAGGGACCACGACGTTCTCCCGCCCTTCATCTCGGCGCTGAACGAGGAGGAGGCGACCCTCGTTGGCAGGGAGCTTATGAACGTCATACTGAGAAACCCCCGGAGGGATGATTGGGAAGTTGTCGAGGCCGTTGGCAAGAGCACATCCAGCGAGGAGGTCTGGGCCAAGATAGCCAGGTATTATGTTTTGATGGGCGAGCTTGAGGCCGCCATACGGATAGGACTGCTCCTAAAAAACGGGGAGCTTCGTTCCGTCGTCATGGCTGATGTTGCCCACCACCTCCTCAAGAGGGGGGAGGTTGAGAGGGCCATCGATGCCGCACTTGAGGTCAGGAACCCGAGGTTTTCCTCAATTCTGGTCTCTGAGATACTCATCAAGGCCCTGGAACAGGAGCTTCCCGGGAGGGTCAAGTCATGGAACGGCTCAAGGCACTGA
- a CDS encoding secondary thiamine-phosphate synthase enzyme YjbQ — protein sequence MLFEVKVSTGERFHIVDITEQIQHLVWKSDVTSGIAVVFTAHTTTGLIINENEEGLIQDIRAKMKELIPKGAGYAHDRIDSNAHSHLRATLLLNPEVVVPIENGELLLGTWQRILFIELDGPRHRRVLVKICRC from the coding sequence ATGCTGTTCGAGGTCAAAGTTTCAACCGGTGAGAGGTTCCATATTGTGGATATAACCGAGCAGATTCAGCACCTCGTGTGGAAGAGTGACGTGACCAGCGGCATCGCCGTCGTTTTCACCGCCCACACCACGACGGGCCTCATCATAAACGAGAACGAGGAGGGGCTTATCCAGGACATCAGGGCAAAGATGAAGGAGCTGATTCCAAAGGGCGCCGGCTATGCCCACGACCGCATAGACAGCAACGCCCACTCGCACCTAAGGGCAACCCTTCTCCTGAACCCTGAGGTCGTCGTGCCGATAGAGAACGGTGAACTGCTCCTCGGAACCTGGCAGAGAATCCTTTTCATCGAACTGGACGGTCCGAGGCACAGGAGGGTTCTGGTGAAGATATGCAGGTGCTAG